The Pseudomonas triclosanedens genome has a window encoding:
- the serC gene encoding 3-phosphoserine/phosphohydroxythreonine transaminase → MSKRAFNFCAGPAALPTEVLERARAELLDWQGKGLSVMEMSHRSDDYVAIAEKAEQDLRDLMGVPSNYKVLFLQGGASQQFAEIPLNLLPEDGVADYVETGIWSKKAIEEARRYGNVNVVASASKYDYFAIPGQNEWNLTPGAAYLHYASNETIGGLEFDWIPEVGDVPLVVDMSSDILSRPTDVSKFGLIYAGAQKNIGPSGLVVVIVREDLLGRARSICPTMLNYKVAADNGSMYNTPATYSWYLSGLVFQWLKEQGGVDAMEKRNRAKKDMLYGFIDSSDFYTNPIQPSARSWMNVPFRLADEKLDKAFLEGADARGLLNLKGHRSVGGMRASIYNALGLDAIEALVAYMAEFEKERG, encoded by the coding sequence GTGAGCAAGCGAGCCTTTAACTTCTGCGCAGGTCCTGCTGCGCTTCCTACCGAGGTGCTGGAGCGCGCCCGTGCCGAACTGCTGGACTGGCAGGGCAAGGGCCTGTCGGTCATGGAAATGAGCCACCGCAGCGACGACTACGTGGCCATTGCCGAGAAGGCCGAACAGGACCTGCGCGACCTGATGGGTGTGCCGTCGAACTACAAGGTGCTGTTCCTGCAGGGCGGCGCCAGTCAGCAGTTCGCCGAAATCCCGCTGAACCTGCTGCCCGAAGACGGCGTGGCGGACTACGTGGAAACTGGCATCTGGTCGAAGAAGGCCATCGAAGAGGCTCGCCGCTACGGCAACGTCAACGTGGTCGCCAGTGCGTCCAAGTACGACTACTTCGCCATTCCCGGCCAGAACGAGTGGAACCTGACTCCGGGCGCCGCCTACCTGCACTATGCGTCCAACGAGACCATCGGCGGCCTGGAGTTCGACTGGATTCCCGAAGTCGGCGACGTCCCGCTGGTGGTGGACATGTCCTCGGACATTCTCTCTCGCCCGACCGACGTGTCGAAGTTCGGCCTGATCTATGCCGGTGCGCAGAAGAACATCGGCCCGAGTGGCCTGGTGGTCGTCATCGTTCGCGAAGACCTGCTGGGCCGCGCCCGCAGCATCTGCCCGACCATGCTCAACTACAAGGTCGCCGCCGATAACGGCTCCATGTACAACACCCCGGCCACCTATTCCTGGTACCTCTCCGGCCTGGTCTTCCAGTGGCTGAAGGAGCAGGGTGGCGTCGACGCGATGGAGAAGCGCAACCGTGCCAAGAAGGACATGCTGTACGGCTTCATCGACAGCAGCGACTTCTACACCAACCCGATCCAGCCCAGTGCCCGCTCCTGGATGAACGTGCCGTTCCGCCTGGCTGACGAGAAGCTCGACAAGGCCTTCCTCGAAGGTGCCGACGCGCGCGGCCTGCTCAACCTGAAGGGCCACCGTTCGGTGGGCGGCATGCGTGCCTCCATCTATAACGCCCTGGGCCTGGATGCCATCGAGGCGCTGGTCGCCTACATGGCCGAGTTCGAGAAGGAGCGCGGCTGA
- the pheA gene encoding prephenate dehydratase, protein MSDADQLKALRVRIDSLDEKILELISERARCATDVARVKMASLAEGEKPVFYRPEREAWVLKHIMELNKGPLDNEEVARLFREIMSSCLALEQPLKVAYLGPEGTFTQAAALKHFGHAVISTPMAAIDEVFREVAAGAVNFGVVPVENSTEGAVNHTLDSFLEHDLVICGEVELRIHHHLLVGENTKTDNITRIYSHAQSLAQCRKWLDAHYPNVERVAVSSNADAAKRVKSEWNSAAIAGDMAASLYGLDKLHEKIEDRPDNSTRFLIIGNQEVPPTGDDKTSVIVSMRNKPGALHELLVPFHTNGIDLTRIETRPSRSGKWTYVFFIDFVGHHKDPLIKDVLEKINSEAVALKVLGSYPKAVL, encoded by the coding sequence ATGAGCGACGCTGACCAGCTCAAGGCTTTGCGCGTACGCATCGACAGCCTCGACGAGAAGATCCTCGAGCTGATCAGCGAACGCGCCCGCTGTGCCACCGACGTGGCGCGGGTGAAAATGGCCTCACTGGCCGAAGGCGAGAAGCCGGTGTTCTACCGGCCCGAGCGCGAGGCCTGGGTGCTCAAGCACATCATGGAGCTGAACAAGGGGCCGCTGGACAACGAGGAAGTCGCTCGTCTGTTCCGCGAGATCATGTCCTCCTGCCTGGCCCTGGAACAACCGCTGAAAGTGGCCTACCTCGGCCCTGAGGGCACCTTCACCCAGGCCGCTGCGCTCAAGCATTTCGGCCATGCGGTGATCAGCACGCCGATGGCTGCCATCGACGAAGTATTCCGCGAGGTTGCCGCCGGTGCGGTGAATTTCGGCGTGGTGCCTGTTGAAAACTCCACCGAGGGCGCGGTCAACCACACCCTCGACAGCTTCCTCGAACACGATCTGGTGATCTGTGGCGAGGTTGAGCTGCGCATCCACCATCACTTGCTGGTGGGCGAGAACACCAAGACCGACAACATCACCCGCATCTACTCTCACGCCCAGTCCCTGGCCCAGTGCCGCAAGTGGCTGGACGCGCATTACCCGAACGTCGAGCGCGTGGCTGTCTCCAGCAACGCCGATGCCGCCAAGCGGGTGAAGAGCGAGTGGAACAGCGCGGCGATTGCCGGCGACATGGCAGCCAGCCTTTACGGCCTGGACAAGCTGCACGAGAAGATAGAGGACCGCCCGGACAACTCCACGCGCTTCCTCATCATCGGCAACCAGGAAGTGCCGCCTACCGGTGACGACAAGACCTCGGTCATCGTTTCCATGCGCAACAAGCCTGGTGCGCTGCATGAGCTGCTGGTGCCGTTCCACACCAACGGCATCGACCTGACCCGCATCGAAACCCGCCCGTCGCGCAGCGGCAAGTGGACCTACGTGTTCTTCATCGATTTCGTTGGCCACCACAAGGACCCGCTGATCAAGGACGTTCTGGAAAAGATCAACAGCGAAGCCGTCGCCCTCAAGGTGCTGGGCTCGTACCCGAAAGCGGTTCTTTGA
- the hisC gene encoding histidinol-phosphate transaminase, with translation MSCDFLALAQPGVQKLSPYVPGKPVDELARELKLDPAGIVKLASNENPLGPSPKALEAIRAELAELTRYPDGNGFELKSRLAARCGVGTAQVTLGNGSNDILDLVARAYLAPGLNAVFSQYAFAVYPISTQAVGAQGKVVPAKDWGHDLEAMLAAIDANTRVVFIANPNNPTGTWFGPDALERFLSQVPENVLVVLDEAYIEYAEGEELPDGLKYLARYPNLLVSRTFSKAYGLASLRVGYAISSAQVADVLNRVRQPFNVNSLALAAACAALEDAEYLAEGKRINDEGMAQLESGLRALGLQWIPSKGNFIAVDLKRDAGPIYQALLAEGVIVRPVAGYGMPQHLRISIGLPAENARFLEALARVLDRA, from the coding sequence ATGAGCTGTGATTTCCTTGCCCTGGCCCAGCCGGGCGTGCAGAAACTTTCCCCCTATGTTCCCGGCAAGCCGGTCGACGAGCTGGCCCGCGAGCTGAAGCTCGACCCCGCCGGTATCGTCAAGCTGGCGAGCAACGAGAACCCGCTGGGCCCAAGCCCGAAGGCGCTGGAAGCCATCCGCGCCGAACTGGCCGAGCTGACCCGCTACCCCGATGGCAACGGCTTCGAGCTGAAGAGCCGCCTGGCTGCCCGTTGTGGCGTCGGCACCGCGCAGGTCACCCTGGGCAATGGCTCCAACGACATCCTCGACCTGGTGGCCCGTGCCTATCTTGCGCCCGGCCTGAACGCCGTGTTCAGCCAGTACGCCTTCGCCGTCTACCCGATCTCCACCCAGGCCGTCGGCGCCCAGGGCAAGGTCGTGCCGGCGAAAGACTGGGGCCATGACCTGGAAGCCATGCTGGCGGCCATCGATGCCAACACCCGCGTGGTCTTCATCGCCAACCCGAACAACCCCACCGGCACCTGGTTCGGCCCGGATGCGCTGGAGCGCTTCCTGTCGCAGGTTCCGGAAAACGTCCTGGTGGTACTCGACGAGGCCTACATCGAGTACGCCGAAGGGGAGGAGCTGCCGGACGGCCTGAAGTACCTGGCCCGCTATCCGAACCTGCTGGTCTCGCGCACCTTCTCCAAGGCCTACGGCCTGGCGTCGCTGCGCGTCGGCTACGCGATCTCCTCGGCGCAGGTCGCCGACGTGCTCAACCGCGTGCGCCAGCCGTTCAACGTCAACAGCCTGGCTTTGGCGGCGGCCTGCGCCGCGCTGGAGGATGCCGAGTACCTGGCCGAAGGCAAACGTATCAACGACGAAGGCATGGCGCAGTTGGAAAGCGGTCTGCGCGCCCTGGGCCTGCAGTGGATCCCTTCCAAGGGCAATTTCATTGCCGTGGACCTCAAGCGCGATGCCGGCCCGATCTATCAGGCCCTCCTGGCCGAAGGCGTGATCGTTCGCCCGGTGGCTGGTTACGGTATGCCGCAGCATCTGCGCATCTCCATCGGCCTGCCAGCCGAGAACGCCCGTTTCCTCGAAGCGCTGGCCAGGGTGCTCGACCGTGCCTGA
- a CDS encoding bifunctional prephenate dehydrogenase/3-phosphoshikimate 1-carboxyvinyltransferase: MQQRKLRRLVVVGLGLIGGSFAKGIREKGLFDEVVGVDRDQETRRLAVELGVVDRCEESLGTGCRDADVIQLAVPILAMEKVLAELSTFDLGNAILTDVGSAKGNVVRAARAVFGGMPARFVPGHPIAGSEQSGVEAANAKLFRRHKVILTPLDNADVDAVQCIEALWRELGADVEQMAVEHHDEVLAATSHLPHLLAFTLVDSLAKRSENLEIFRYAAGGFRDFTRIAGSDPVMWHDIFLANRGAVLRILDVFRDDLDALREAVDKGDGQQLMGVFTRARVAREHFSKILAQRAYVDAMHNNDLIFLAQPGGRLSGRIRVPGDKSISHRSIMLGSLAEGTTEVQGFLEGEDALATIQAFRDMGVVIEGPHHGRVTVHGVGLHGLKPPPGPIYLGNSGTSMRLLSGLLAAQPFDSTLTGDPSLSKRPMNRVAKPLREMGAVIETGPEGRPPLTIRGGHKLTGMHYDMPMASAQVKSCLLLAGLYAAGETSTTEPAPTRDHTERMLRGFGYPVEVQGATAKVESGHKLTATSIEVPADISSAAFFLVAASIAEGSDLTLEHVGINPTRTGVIDILKLMGADITLENQREVGGEPVADIRVRSAQLKGIDIPEDLVPLAIDEFPVLFVAAASASGRTVLRGAEELRVKESDRIQVMADGLIALGVKAEPTPDGIIIEGGAYGGGEVWSHGDHRIAMSFSVASLRASAPIRIHDCANVATSFPNFLGLAAGAGIRVAEEKK, from the coding sequence ATGCAGCAGCGCAAGCTCCGCCGACTGGTGGTGGTGGGGCTGGGTCTGATCGGCGGCTCCTTCGCCAAGGGTATCCGCGAGAAGGGGCTGTTCGACGAAGTGGTCGGTGTCGATCGCGACCAGGAAACCCGTCGCCTGGCTGTGGAGCTGGGCGTGGTCGACCGTTGCGAGGAAAGCCTCGGCACCGGCTGCCGGGACGCCGACGTGATCCAGTTGGCCGTCCCGATCCTGGCGATGGAAAAGGTGCTTGCCGAACTGTCTACCTTCGACCTGGGCAACGCCATTCTCACCGACGTGGGTAGCGCCAAAGGCAACGTGGTGCGCGCGGCCAGGGCGGTATTCGGCGGCATGCCCGCGCGCTTCGTTCCCGGCCACCCTATCGCAGGCTCCGAGCAGAGCGGCGTAGAGGCGGCCAATGCAAAATTGTTCCGCCGTCATAAAGTCATCCTCACGCCGCTGGATAATGCCGATGTGGACGCTGTCCAGTGCATCGAAGCGCTCTGGCGCGAGTTGGGCGCGGATGTCGAGCAGATGGCGGTCGAGCATCACGACGAAGTGCTGGCGGCCACCAGCCACCTACCGCACCTGCTGGCATTCACGCTGGTCGACTCGTTGGCCAAACGCAGTGAGAATCTGGAAATCTTCCGTTATGCCGCTGGTGGCTTCCGCGATTTCACGCGGATCGCCGGCAGCGACCCGGTGATGTGGCACGACATCTTCCTCGCCAACCGCGGGGCGGTGCTGCGCATCCTCGACGTATTCCGCGACGACCTCGATGCCCTGCGCGAGGCCGTCGACAAGGGGGACGGGCAGCAACTGATGGGCGTCTTCACCCGAGCCCGTGTTGCCCGCGAGCATTTCAGCAAAATCCTGGCCCAACGGGCCTATGTGGACGCCATGCACAACAATGACCTGATTTTCCTGGCCCAGCCGGGTGGCCGCCTTTCCGGACGCATTCGCGTACCGGGCGACAAGTCCATTTCCCATCGCTCGATCATGCTCGGCTCTCTGGCCGAGGGTACGACCGAGGTGCAGGGCTTCCTGGAAGGCGAAGATGCTCTGGCCACCATCCAGGCATTCCGCGACATGGGTGTGGTCATCGAAGGCCCGCATCACGGCCGCGTGACCGTCCACGGTGTTGGCCTGCATGGCCTGAAGCCGCCGCCCGGACCGATTTACCTGGGCAACTCCGGCACCTCCATGCGCCTGCTCAGCGGCCTGCTCGCGGCCCAGCCGTTCGACTCGACCCTGACTGGTGACCCCTCGCTGTCCAAGCGTCCGATGAATCGCGTGGCCAAGCCGCTGCGTGAAATGGGTGCCGTTATCGAGACCGGCCCGGAAGGCCGCCCGCCGCTGACTATCCGTGGCGGCCACAAGCTCACCGGCATGCACTACGACATGCCGATGGCCAGCGCCCAGGTGAAATCCTGCCTGCTGCTCGCCGGCCTGTACGCCGCCGGCGAAACCTCCACCACCGAGCCGGCCCCGACCCGCGACCACACCGAGCGCATGCTGCGCGGCTTCGGCTACCCGGTGGAGGTGCAGGGCGCCACGGCGAAAGTCGAGTCTGGCCACAAGCTCACCGCTACTTCGATCGAAGTCCCGGCGGACATTTCTTCCGCCGCCTTCTTCCTGGTTGCCGCCAGCATCGCCGAAGGTTCCGACCTGACCCTGGAGCACGTCGGCATCAACCCGACCCGCACCGGCGTCATCGACATCCTCAAGCTCATGGGCGCCGATATCACCCTGGAAAACCAGCGCGAAGTGGGCGGCGAGCCGGTGGCGGACATTCGTGTTCGTTCTGCGCAGCTCAAGGGTATCGACATCCCCGAAGACCTGGTGCCGCTGGCTATCGACGAGTTCCCGGTGCTCTTCGTCGCTGCCGCTTCTGCCTCCGGTCGTACCGTGCTGCGCGGCGCGGAAGAGCTGCGGGTGAAGGAATCCGACCGCATCCAGGTGATGGCCGATGGTTTGATCGCCTTGGGTGTCAAGGCCGAGCCGACCCCGGATGGCATCATCATCGAAGGCGGCGCCTACGGTGGCGGTGAAGTCTGGAGTCACGGTGACCATCGTATCGCCATGTCCTTCAGCGTGGCTTCGCTGCGCGCCAGCGCGCCAATCCGCATCCACGACTGCGCCAACGTCGCGACCTCCTTCCCGAACTTCCTCGGGTTGGCTGCGGGAGCGGGCATTCGCGTCGCCGAGGAGAAAAAGTGA
- the cmk gene encoding (d)CMP kinase gives MSGEWPVVAIDGPSGSGKGTVAGLLAKRLGWNLLDSGALYRLLAFAAGNHGIDLTNEEALKVLAAHLDVQFTHGKGGQGQHIILEGEEVTDVIRTEQVGAGASQVAALPAVRDALLQRQRAFLEAPGLVADGRDMGTVVFPDAPLKIFLTASAEERARRRYLQLKNKGIDSDQAQLAEEIRTRDERDSQRAVAPLKPADGAILLDSTDLGIEEVLERLYAEVARLGLTE, from the coding sequence ATGAGCGGCGAATGGCCGGTCGTCGCCATCGACGGCCCCAGCGGCTCCGGCAAGGGCACTGTTGCCGGCCTGCTGGCCAAGCGCCTGGGCTGGAATCTGCTGGATTCGGGGGCACTGTATCGTCTGCTGGCATTCGCAGCCGGTAACCACGGCATCGACCTGACCAACGAGGAGGCCCTCAAGGTCCTGGCTGCCCACCTCGATGTACAGTTCACCCACGGCAAAGGCGGGCAGGGCCAGCACATTATCCTCGAAGGCGAGGAAGTCACCGACGTGATCCGTACCGAGCAGGTCGGCGCCGGGGCCTCCCAGGTCGCCGCGCTACCGGCGGTACGCGATGCGCTGCTGCAGCGCCAGCGCGCCTTCCTCGAAGCGCCGGGCCTGGTGGCGGACGGCCGCGACATGGGCACCGTCGTATTTCCCGATGCGCCTCTGAAGATATTCCTCACCGCTTCTGCCGAAGAGCGCGCCCGTCGCCGCTACCTGCAGTTGAAGAACAAGGGCATCGACAGCGACCAGGCACAACTGGCCGAAGAAATCCGCACCCGTGACGAGCGTGACAGTCAGCGTGCTGTGGCACCGCTGAAGCCGGCGGATGGCGCGATTCTGCTCGACTCCACCGATCTCGGCATCGAAGAGGTGCTCGAACGCCTTTACGCGGAAGTAGCTCGCCTCGGCCTCACCGAGTAA
- a CDS encoding ABC transporter permease: MFGRGGRLFNCFTPACRRTLIDRAELTLSLARREVESRYHGAMLGRLWVFLAPFLMLMVYTFVFGHILRARWGAAQDNTSFALTLFAGLLLNGMFGESLSRAAVVMHNHSNYVKKLVFPTEVLPLSLVAASLVNSGIGYLIIVVAMLLLNHPPGLWVVFLPLSLLPFLLCVTGLTFMIAAFGAYFRDVNQIVQFLLVLLLFLSPVLYPMTSLPEDVRHYLLLNPLTIPVEMVRALLFGTPMPPTAQIAAYSLASVLLLICGVWLFLRVRGGFADVL, encoded by the coding sequence ATGTTTGGTCGGGGGGGGCGCTTGTTCAATTGTTTCACACCAGCCTGCCGTCGAACGCTGATCGACCGTGCAGAACTGACTCTCTCGCTGGCCAGGCGAGAGGTCGAATCCCGCTATCACGGTGCGATGCTCGGAAGGCTCTGGGTGTTTCTCGCGCCGTTCCTCATGCTGATGGTCTACACCTTCGTCTTCGGCCACATCCTCAGGGCCCGTTGGGGGGCTGCCCAGGACAACACCTCATTCGCCCTCACGCTGTTCGCCGGTCTGCTGCTTAACGGCATGTTCGGTGAAAGCCTGTCCCGAGCCGCCGTGGTCATGCACAACCACAGCAACTATGTGAAGAAGCTGGTCTTTCCCACAGAGGTATTACCGCTGTCATTGGTCGCGGCCTCACTGGTCAATTCCGGTATTGGCTACTTGATCATTGTCGTAGCCATGCTCCTGCTGAATCACCCGCCAGGCCTGTGGGTGGTATTCCTGCCGCTGTCGCTCCTGCCATTTCTCCTGTGCGTAACAGGGCTGACGTTCATGATCGCTGCATTCGGCGCCTATTTCCGCGACGTCAACCAGATCGTGCAGTTCCTGCTGGTGTTGCTGCTGTTCCTCAGCCCGGTGCTCTATCCAATGACCTCGCTGCCGGAAGATGTGCGCCATTACCTCCTGCTCAATCCACTGACCATTCCGGTCGAGATGGTACGTGCGCTTCTCTTCGGCACGCCGATGCCGCCCACCGCACAGATTGCCGCCTACAGCCTGGCATCCGTGTTGCTCCTGATATGCGGAGTCTGGTTGTTCCTGCGAGTAAGAGGCGGTTTTGCCGATGTGCTCTGA
- a CDS encoding GspE/PulE family protein: MCSDAVMEAGKMDLLGQRLICKGLVSEQEIERALELQSRIGGRIGAILMRSGAISETALLDVLSEQLQLPLVGRDVPLPMPTSLISLLESSPIRIDWLIAEQVVLWEDGDTVLIAARDPLEPSLREVLRQFFPERRLQGVLSRSQDLDAWLQVLVEHVQREGWRSGIFAEDDVRHLREMAEEAPVVELVNNIIGQAVEKRASDIHIEPREFSFHVRFRVDGVLQAQLTLPRERFAAVVSRIKLISAIDIAERRLPQDGRMTVRVGGQEMDIRVSSLPGVHGESVVMRLLPKVREGLRLESLGMLPDHLELMRVWTSEPHGIVLVTGPTGSGKSTTLYGGLESINDGVRKIITVEDPVEYQVPNITQVQAHSEIGLTFAAALRSILRQDPDVIMIGEIRDLETAEIAVQSSLTGHLVFSTLHTNDAVSAFTRLIDMGVEPFLVASPVRGVQAQRLVRNLCQHCSQPQRPALDAKELDAIDEAAKKLFPQQEARWMSASGCSHCQGTGYRGRLGIYEMIDVLPQMQELIMQRAPVEHMRRLASSQGFRTLREDGFIKAWLGLTSVDEVHRVTSG; the protein is encoded by the coding sequence ATGTGCTCTGATGCAGTCATGGAGGCCGGCAAGATGGATCTGCTTGGGCAGCGCCTGATATGCAAGGGGTTGGTCAGCGAGCAGGAGATCGAACGTGCTCTGGAACTGCAGAGTCGTATCGGCGGGCGTATTGGCGCAATCCTGATGCGCTCCGGAGCAATTTCCGAAACCGCGCTGTTGGATGTTCTATCCGAACAGTTGCAATTGCCTCTGGTGGGAAGGGATGTGCCCTTGCCTATGCCAACATCGCTGATTTCCCTGCTCGAGAGCTCGCCGATACGGATCGATTGGCTAATCGCCGAACAAGTGGTGCTCTGGGAGGATGGCGACACAGTGCTGATCGCGGCACGAGACCCTCTGGAGCCCTCATTGCGTGAAGTGCTGCGGCAGTTTTTCCCAGAGCGGCGGCTGCAAGGAGTGCTGAGTCGCTCCCAGGATCTCGATGCGTGGCTGCAGGTACTGGTGGAGCATGTCCAGCGCGAGGGTTGGCGTTCCGGGATATTCGCCGAAGACGATGTTCGCCACTTGCGCGAAATGGCCGAAGAGGCGCCGGTCGTTGAATTGGTCAATAACATCATCGGGCAAGCCGTCGAGAAGCGCGCGTCGGACATTCACATCGAACCTCGGGAGTTCAGCTTCCACGTGCGTTTCCGTGTCGATGGTGTACTGCAGGCTCAGTTGACCCTGCCTCGCGAGCGCTTTGCCGCCGTCGTTTCGCGCATCAAACTAATTTCGGCAATTGATATCGCCGAACGCCGCTTGCCGCAGGATGGTCGGATGACGGTGCGAGTGGGCGGGCAGGAAATGGACATCCGGGTTTCCAGCTTGCCGGGCGTACATGGGGAATCGGTGGTGATGCGCCTATTGCCGAAGGTACGCGAAGGGTTGCGCCTGGAAAGCCTGGGCATGCTGCCCGATCATCTGGAGCTGATGCGCGTATGGACGAGTGAGCCACATGGCATTGTGTTGGTGACCGGCCCTACTGGTTCGGGCAAGTCGACGACTCTCTATGGCGGGTTGGAGTCGATCAATGATGGAGTGCGCAAGATCATCACTGTTGAGGACCCAGTGGAATACCAGGTCCCCAACATCACGCAGGTGCAAGCGCACTCGGAGATCGGGCTGACATTCGCCGCGGCCTTGCGCTCCATCCTGCGGCAAGACCCTGACGTCATCATGATTGGTGAGATTCGAGACCTGGAAACAGCGGAGATTGCCGTTCAGTCCTCTCTTACAGGTCACCTGGTTTTCTCCACGCTCCACACCAACGACGCCGTCAGCGCATTCACGCGCCTCATCGACATGGGGGTCGAACCTTTCCTGGTGGCATCCCCTGTACGAGGTGTACAGGCGCAACGGTTGGTACGCAATCTTTGTCAACACTGCTCCCAGCCTCAGCGCCCAGCACTCGATGCGAAGGAACTTGATGCGATCGACGAGGCGGCAAAGAAGCTTTTTCCGCAACAGGAAGCGAGGTGGATGAGTGCCTCTGGATGTTCGCATTGCCAGGGCACCGGTTATCGAGGGCGACTTGGCATCTACGAAATGATCGACGTGCTTCCGCAGATGCAGGAACTGATCATGCAGCGTGCGCCGGTTGAACACATGCGCCGTCTTGCAAGCAGCCAGGGGTTCCGAACGCTGCGCGAGGACGGGTTCATCAAGGCATGGCTGGGGCTGACGTCAGTTGACGAAGTCCACCGTGTCACCAGTGGATGA
- a CDS encoding type II secretion system F family protein — protein sequence MRMHYVAIDRSGKQCKGEVNATSRADGLRQLEAQGLTALRLEQTTRTVVGRNRRLRAEELNLALYELATLLAAGVSLAEAVEAQERSAQHPRIAAALRSIGEGLRQGQPFPQVLEAAGLPLPRYAYQLVAAGEMTGNLATALRDCVSQMEYERRTRDEIRNALIYPAILVLSGIGAVAMMFVFVVPKFANLLEHADRLPWLAWAVLSSGVWCKENAVLLLVMLVIASTLGVSLAKSPRVRSRVLSGLLHVPLLGDWLLQAEIAQWSKVLGTLLGNRVALVDALRLSAEGVRIPTQRELLERVTQDVRGGAALSLALENRQAITATGGNLVRVGEKSGRLADMLDSLAELYEEQGRSRMRKVLALVEPLAILLIGGIFGVIITGVVLAITSANDIVL from the coding sequence ATGCGGATGCATTACGTCGCGATCGACCGAAGTGGCAAACAATGCAAGGGAGAGGTGAACGCCACCTCGCGTGCCGACGGCCTTCGTCAACTGGAAGCACAGGGGCTGACCGCACTTCGACTGGAGCAGACCACCCGAACTGTCGTCGGCCGCAACCGCCGGTTGCGGGCGGAGGAGCTCAATCTGGCTCTCTATGAGTTGGCGACGCTGCTTGCGGCAGGCGTCAGCCTTGCCGAAGCGGTTGAGGCGCAGGAGCGTTCTGCGCAGCACCCGCGAATCGCAGCGGCGTTGCGGTCGATAGGGGAAGGGTTGCGGCAAGGGCAGCCTTTCCCTCAGGTCCTGGAGGCCGCTGGTTTGCCCTTGCCTCGATATGCCTACCAATTGGTTGCTGCCGGAGAAATGACCGGAAACCTGGCGACTGCTCTGCGCGATTGCGTATCGCAGATGGAGTACGAAAGGCGAACCCGCGACGAGATCCGCAATGCGCTCATCTATCCCGCGATTCTGGTTCTGAGCGGTATTGGTGCGGTGGCGATGATGTTCGTCTTCGTCGTCCCCAAGTTCGCCAATCTGCTGGAGCATGCCGACCGCCTGCCGTGGCTGGCCTGGGCGGTGCTCAGTAGTGGCGTCTGGTGCAAGGAGAATGCAGTGCTGCTGCTGGTGATGCTGGTGATTGCCAGCACCCTCGGCGTCTCGTTGGCCAAAAGTCCACGCGTGCGCTCAAGGGTCTTGAGTGGCCTGTTGCATGTGCCGCTGCTGGGGGACTGGTTGCTGCAGGCAGAAATAGCCCAGTGGTCGAAGGTTCTCGGGACGTTGCTGGGAAATCGCGTCGCATTGGTTGATGCGTTGCGGTTGTCGGCGGAGGGGGTGCGCATCCCAACCCAGCGCGAGTTGCTGGAGCGAGTGACCCAGGATGTGCGAGGAGGCGCCGCGTTGTCGTTGGCGTTGGAGAACCGTCAGGCGATCACCGCAACAGGAGGCAATCTGGTTCGGGTAGGAGAGAAGTCCGGGCGGCTGGCCGACATGCTCGACAGCCTAGCCGAGTTGTATGAGGAACAGGGGCGGTCGCGCATGCGCAAGGTACTCGCGCTGGTGGAGCCCTTGGCGATCCTGCTGATTGGTGGGATTTTCGGCGTGATCATTACGGGAGTGGTGCTGGCGATAACCAGCGCCAACGACATTGTTCTATGA
- the gspG gene encoding type II secretion system major pseudopilin GspG: MSKRAQQGFTLLEMIVVLVIIGLLMGLVGPRLFRQADKAKVQTAETQVKMLKGALMTMRLDIGRLPTEQEGLALLNAPPADERIKSFWKGPYLEGGVPLDPWNHPYNYSDKPSLDQPFVLYSLGADGQPGGDGDNADIGYLPRR, from the coding sequence ATGTCCAAGCGTGCTCAGCAGGGCTTCACCTTGCTGGAAATGATCGTGGTGCTGGTGATCATCGGTTTACTGATGGGATTGGTTGGGCCTCGGCTGTTCAGGCAGGCAGACAAGGCCAAGGTCCAGACCGCCGAAACTCAAGTGAAGATGCTCAAGGGAGCACTGATGACCATGCGCCTGGATATTGGTCGATTACCCACCGAACAGGAAGGTCTGGCACTGCTCAACGCACCACCTGCGGATGAGCGGATCAAGAGCTTCTGGAAGGGCCCCTACCTGGAAGGAGGCGTTCCCCTCGATCCCTGGAACCATCCGTACAACTACAGCGACAAGCCGAGCCTCGACCAGCCATTCGTACTGTACAGCTTGGGGGCGGACGGCCAGCCCGGAGGAGATGGGGACAATGCGGATATCGGCTACCTGCCCAGACGATGA
- a CDS encoding pilus assembly FimT family protein produces MIVVLALVALLGAVVMPSLLKMQQAWQRRLDIQNVMAQIRSLGYRVRLAGQPAAFGPAGIMPSDLLSMPAGWEVGAASPLIYLANGACLGGELILRHDEAIEHITLPAPLCQPATP; encoded by the coding sequence ATGATCGTGGTACTTGCGCTGGTGGCGCTGCTCGGTGCGGTGGTGATGCCCAGTCTTCTGAAGATGCAGCAGGCGTGGCAGCGCCGCTTGGATATCCAGAATGTGATGGCGCAGATCCGTAGCCTGGGATACCGGGTACGGCTGGCTGGCCAGCCAGCGGCATTCGGACCGGCAGGCATCATGCCGAGTGATCTTCTATCGATGCCGGCGGGCTGGGAGGTTGGCGCGGCGTCGCCGCTGATCTACTTGGCCAATGGTGCCTGCCTCGGCGGCGAACTGATCCTACGGCACGATGAGGCGATCGAACACATTACGTTGCCGGCTCCGCTATGCCAGCCAGCGACTCCATGA